From the genome of Pseudomonas sp. Teo4, one region includes:
- a CDS encoding putative 2-dehydropantoate 2-reductase: MHSGKPRIGIIGSGAIGGFYGLMLQRAGFDVHFLLRSEYDVVHQHGLTLDSAVHGKLQMKVQSYVDAQDMPTCDWLLVGAKATSNLELAPLIVQVAAPDARVVLLQNGLGVEAQLRPALRDDMHLLGGLCFICVNRQAPGLIRHQALGAVHLGYHSGPSKDGGAAIVEEGAGLFRVAGIDSKAMSNLDQARWQKLVWNVPYNGLSVLLRASTTPLMADPDSRALIQALMAEVVQGALACGHSLPEGYAEQLFRMTEQMPDYWPSMYHDFAQQRPLELQAIYAEPLAQARAAGCRLPNMEMLYQALAFIDRASRHV, encoded by the coding sequence ATGCATTCTGGCAAACCGCGCATCGGCATCATCGGCAGCGGCGCCATCGGTGGCTTCTATGGGCTGATGCTGCAGCGTGCCGGCTTCGACGTGCATTTCCTGCTGCGCAGTGAATATGACGTGGTGCATCAGCACGGGCTGACCCTCGACAGCGCGGTGCACGGCAAGCTGCAAATGAAGGTTCAGTCTTATGTCGACGCCCAAGACATGCCGACCTGTGATTGGCTGCTGGTGGGGGCCAAGGCCACCAGCAACCTAGAGCTGGCGCCGCTGATCGTGCAGGTGGCCGCGCCGGATGCCCGCGTGGTGTTGCTGCAGAACGGCCTGGGTGTGGAGGCTCAACTGCGCCCGGCACTGCGCGACGACATGCACCTGTTGGGCGGCTTGTGTTTCATCTGTGTCAACCGTCAGGCACCGGGGCTGATTCGGCATCAGGCGTTGGGGGCGGTTCATCTGGGTTATCACAGCGGGCCGAGCAAGGACGGTGGTGCGGCGATTGTCGAAGAGGGCGCTGGTTTGTTCCGGGTGGCGGGTATCGACTCCAAGGCCATGAGCAATCTTGACCAGGCGCGCTGGCAGAAGCTGGTGTGGAATGTGCCATACAACGGCCTGTCGGTATTGTTGCGGGCCAGTACCACGCCGCTCATGGCAGACCCGGACAGTCGAGCATTGATCCAGGCCTTGATGGCAGAGGTTGTCCAGGGTGCGCTGGCTTGTGGGCACTCGCTGCCTGAAGGCTACGCCGAACAGCTTTTCCGCATGACCGAGCAGATGCCGGATTACTGGCCCAGCATGTACCACGACTTTGCCCAGCAACGTCCGTTGGAGCTGCAAGCCATTTATGCAGAACCACTGGCCCAGGCACGTGCGGCCGGCTGCCGCCTGCCGAACATGGAAATGCTCTATCAGGCACTGGCATTCATCGACCGCGCCAGTCGTCACGTCTGA
- a CDS encoding universal stress protein: MIRSMLYATDLGVYAPFVMQHALALARTFNAELYVIHAVEPMGQFAESLLQSYLDEQTLDELHSEGVNTVMANIEQRVLENFREELGEEADLAVIKTVRVRQGDPAQVILDQAQRLAVDLLIFGSHSQGAGVDVPIGRTAVRLLQLSPVPVYMVPLAQHLGRRKT, translated from the coding sequence ATGATCCGTTCCATGTTGTATGCCACCGACCTCGGTGTTTACGCGCCATTTGTCATGCAGCATGCCCTGGCTTTGGCGCGAACCTTCAACGCGGAGTTGTACGTGATCCACGCAGTGGAGCCGATGGGGCAGTTCGCCGAGTCCCTTCTGCAGAGCTACCTCGACGAGCAGACCTTGGACGAGCTGCACAGCGAAGGCGTCAACACGGTCATGGCCAACATCGAACAGCGCGTGCTGGAAAACTTCCGCGAGGAGTTGGGGGAGGAGGCGGACCTGGCGGTCATCAAAACCGTCAGGGTGCGGCAGGGTGACCCTGCCCAGGTGATTCTCGATCAGGCGCAGCGCCTGGCGGTCGACCTGCTGATTTTTGGTAGTCATAGCCAGGGGGCGGGTGTCGATGTCCCCATTGGGCGCACGGCGGTGCGCTTGCTGCAATTGTCGCCGGTACCGGTGTACATGGTGCCGCTGGCTCAGCATCTTGGGCGTAGGAAAACGTGA
- the cysB gene encoding HTH-type transcriptional regulator CysB: protein MKLQQLRYIWEVAHHDLNVSATAQSLYTSQPGISKQIRLLEDELGVEVFARSGKHLTRVTPAGERIINTAGEILRKVESIKQIAQEFSNEKKGTLSIATTHTQARYALPPVISSFIKQYPEVSLHMHQGSPMQIAEMAADGTVDFAIATEALELFGDLIMMPCYKWNRCVVVPQGHPLTKLPKLTLEAVAEYPIVTYVFGFTGRSKLDEAFNHRGLTPKVVFTAADADVIKTYVRLGLGVGIVAKMAVDTKLDSDLVALDASELFEASITKIGFRRGTFLRGFMCDFIEKFAPHLTREVMAKAIQCHNKQELEELFDGVELPVH from the coding sequence ATGAAGCTTCAACAACTGCGCTACATCTGGGAAGTGGCGCACCATGACCTGAACGTCTCTGCGACGGCACAGAGTCTGTATACCTCCCAGCCTGGGATCAGCAAGCAGATCCGCCTGCTCGAGGATGAACTGGGTGTTGAAGTCTTTGCCCGCAGCGGCAAGCACCTGACCCGGGTTACGCCCGCGGGTGAGCGCATCATCAACACCGCAGGCGAAATCCTGCGCAAGGTCGAAAGCATCAAGCAGATCGCCCAGGAATTCTCCAACGAGAAGAAGGGTACGCTGTCCATCGCCACTACTCACACCCAGGCTCGCTATGCACTGCCGCCAGTGATCAGCAGCTTCATCAAGCAGTACCCGGAAGTGTCCCTGCACATGCACCAGGGCTCGCCCATGCAGATTGCCGAGATGGCCGCTGACGGCACCGTCGACTTCGCCATTGCCACCGAGGCCCTGGAGTTGTTCGGCGACCTGATCATGATGCCGTGCTACAAGTGGAACCGTTGCGTGGTGGTGCCGCAGGGCCACCCGCTGACCAAGCTGCCGAAGCTCACGCTGGAAGCCGTTGCCGAGTACCCGATCGTGACCTACGTGTTCGGTTTCACTGGCCGCTCCAAGCTGGACGAAGCGTTCAACCACCGCGGCCTGACACCGAAGGTGGTGTTCACCGCTGCTGACGCTGACGTGATCAAGACCTATGTGCGCCTGGGGCTGGGCGTGGGTATCGTGGCCAAGATGGCGGTCGACACCAAGCTCGACAGCGACCTGGTGGCCCTGGACGCCAGCGAATTGTTCGAGGCCAGCATCACCAAGATCGGCTTCCGTCGTGGCACCTTCCTGCGTGGCTTCATGTGCGACTTCATCGAGAAGTTCGCCCCGCACCTGACCCGCGAGGTGATGGCCAAGGCCATCCAGTGCCATAACAAGCAAGAGCTCGAAGAGCTGTTCGACGGCGTCGAGCTGCCGGTGCACTGA
- a CDS encoding phosphoadenylyl-sulfate reductase, which produces MSQPFDVAALAATYANKSPQDILKLAFEHFGDDLWISFSGAEDVVLVDMAWKLNKQVKVFSLDTGRLHPETYRFIDQVREQYNLPIEILSPDRAKLDPFVKEKGLFSFYKDGHGECCGVRKIEPLRRKLATVSAWATGQRRDQSPGTRSQVAALEIDTAFSTPERTLYKFNPLAQMTSEEVWGYIRMLELPYNSLHERGFISIGCEPCTRPVLPNQHEREGRWWWEESTQKECGLHAGNLISKA; this is translated from the coding sequence ATGAGCCAACCCTTCGACGTCGCCGCCCTGGCCGCGACCTATGCCAACAAGTCCCCACAGGACATCCTGAAGCTTGCCTTCGAGCACTTCGGCGACGACCTGTGGATCTCCTTCAGCGGCGCCGAGGACGTGGTGCTGGTCGACATGGCCTGGAAGCTGAACAAGCAGGTCAAGGTGTTCAGCCTCGACACCGGCCGCCTGCACCCGGAAACCTACCGCTTCATCGACCAGGTGCGCGAACAATACAACCTGCCGATCGAGATCCTCAGCCCGGACCGCGCCAAGCTGGACCCGTTCGTCAAGGAAAAGGGCCTGTTCAGCTTCTACAAGGACGGCCATGGCGAGTGCTGCGGCGTCCGCAAGATCGAGCCACTGCGGCGCAAACTGGCCACGGTGAGCGCCTGGGCCACCGGTCAGCGTCGCGACCAGAGCCCTGGCACCCGCAGCCAGGTGGCGGCACTGGAAATCGACACGGCGTTCTCCACCCCCGAGCGCACCCTGTACAAGTTCAACCCGCTGGCGCAAATGACCAGTGAGGAAGTCTGGGGTTATATCCGCATGCTCGAACTGCCGTACAACAGCCTGCACGAGCGCGGCTTCATCAGCATCGGCTGCGAGCCCTGCACCCGCCCGGTGTTGCCGAACCAGCACGAGCGCGAAGGCCGCTGGTGGTGGGAAGAGTCGACCCAGAAGGAATGCGGGCTGCACGCTGGCAACCTGATCAGCAAGGCCTGA
- the pabB gene encoding aminodeoxychorismate synthase component I has translation MPTCTLHPLPYQPDPAAYFARMRKAPGAILLDSARPGAERGRFDLLSAWPMQHLQAQPDETGRAFLQRLRDGLAQLGRAELPEGVELPFAGGLIGYLSYDFGRRLEHLPSQAIDDLDLPDAQLGLYAWALVTDHLLGTSQLVLHPSLDSTEQARLISLFEAPEGVEHPEFQLLAPMTGDLTPAQYKVAFDQVQQYIQAGDCYQINLTQRFRAPCQGDPWRAYQALRKACPTPFSGFQQLADGSALLSFSPERFIRVSQGLVETRPIKGTRPRSADPTEDLRNAEELRHSPKDRSENLMIVDLLRNDLGRTCQIGSVKVPELFSLESYPNVHHLVSSITGRLANDKDALDLIGDSFPGGSITGAPKIRAMQIIDELEPTRRALYCGSLLYVDVRGEMDSSIAIRSLLIKDGQASCWGGGAVVADSNWQAEYEESIAKVRVLMQTLQGL, from the coding sequence ATGCCGACCTGTACGCTCCACCCTCTACCCTACCAGCCCGACCCCGCCGCCTATTTCGCACGCATGCGCAAGGCTCCTGGCGCCATTCTGCTCGACAGTGCCCGCCCCGGCGCCGAACGTGGCCGCTTCGACCTGCTCAGCGCCTGGCCCATGCAGCACCTGCAAGCGCAGCCTGATGAAACGGGGCGCGCCTTCCTGCAACGCCTGCGTGACGGCTTGGCGCAACTGGGCCGGGCCGAGCTGCCCGAGGGTGTTGAACTGCCGTTCGCCGGTGGCCTGATCGGCTACCTGAGCTACGACTTCGGCCGTCGCCTGGAGCACCTGCCAAGCCAGGCCATCGACGACCTGGACCTGCCCGACGCGCAACTGGGCTTGTATGCCTGGGCATTGGTCACCGACCACCTGCTGGGCACCAGCCAATTGGTCCTGCACCCAAGCCTGGACAGCACCGAGCAAGCGCGACTGATCAGCCTGTTCGAAGCCCCTGAGGGCGTCGAGCACCCTGAATTCCAGCTGCTTGCCCCGATGACCGGCGACCTGACCCCGGCGCAATACAAAGTCGCCTTCGACCAGGTCCAGCAGTACATTCAGGCCGGCGATTGCTACCAGATCAACCTCACCCAACGCTTCCGTGCGCCCTGCCAGGGTGACCCTTGGCGTGCCTATCAGGCTCTGCGCAAGGCTTGCCCGACGCCGTTCTCGGGCTTTCAGCAACTGGCCGACGGCAGCGCGCTGCTCAGCTTCTCTCCAGAGCGTTTCATCCGGGTCAGCCAAGGGTTGGTCGAAACCCGGCCAATCAAGGGCACCCGCCCACGCTCAGCCGACCCAACCGAGGACCTGCGCAACGCCGAAGAGCTGCGTCACAGCCCCAAGGACCGCTCGGAAAACCTGATGATCGTCGACCTGCTGCGCAATGACCTGGGCCGCACCTGCCAGATTGGCTCGGTCAAGGTGCCTGAGCTGTTCAGCCTGGAGAGCTACCCCAACGTCCACCACCTGGTCAGCAGCATTACCGGTCGCCTGGCCAACGACAAGGACGCCCTGGACCTGATCGGCGATAGCTTCCCCGGCGGCTCGATCACCGGCGCACCGAAAATCCGCGCCATGCAGATCATCGACGAGCTTGAGCCTACACGCCGCGCCCTGTACTGCGGCTCGCTGCTGTACGTGGACGTGCGCGGCGAGATGGACAGCTCCATCGCCATTCGCAGCCTGCTGATCAAGGATGGGCAAGCCAGCTGTTGGGGCGGCGGCGCCGTAGTGGCGGACTCCAACTGGCAGGCGGAATACGAAGAGTCGATCGCCAAGGTGCGGGTGTTGATGCAGACGCTGCAAGGCCTGTGA
- a CDS encoding alpha-L-glutamate ligase-like protein, giving the protein MFGLIKTWKALEARGIMGINRRNADYVLKYNKRHLYPIVDDKIITKERALAAGIHVPEMYGIIETEKQIEKLDQIIGERNDFVIKPAQGAGGDGILVIADRFEDNYRTVSGKIISHEEIEHQISSILTGLYSLGGHRDRALIEYRVTPDQIFKSISYEGVPDIRIIVLMGYPVMAMLRLPTRQSGGKANLHQGAIGVGVDLATGMTLRGTWLNRIISKHPDTTNAVDGVQLPNWDGFMKLAASCYELCGLGYIGVDMVLDQDKGPLILELNARPGLNIQIANDCGLTQRTHAIEAHLEALAKNGETEDAEQRVRFAQGLFGHVNSR; this is encoded by the coding sequence ATGTTCGGCCTGATCAAGACCTGGAAAGCCCTGGAGGCCCGGGGCATCATGGGTATCAACCGGCGCAACGCGGACTACGTGTTGAAGTACAACAAGCGCCACCTGTACCCGATCGTCGACGACAAGATCATCACCAAGGAACGCGCCTTGGCCGCCGGCATCCACGTGCCGGAAATGTACGGCATCATCGAGACCGAAAAACAGATCGAGAAGCTCGACCAGATCATTGGCGAGCGCAACGATTTCGTCATCAAGCCGGCGCAAGGCGCCGGCGGTGACGGCATCCTGGTAATTGCCGACCGCTTCGAGGACAACTACCGCACGGTCTCCGGCAAGATCATCAGCCATGAGGAAATCGAGCACCAGATTTCCAGCATCCTGACTGGCCTGTACTCGCTCGGTGGCCACCGCGACCGCGCACTGATCGAGTACCGGGTGACCCCGGACCAGATCTTCAAGAGCATCAGCTACGAAGGCGTGCCGGACATCCGCATCATCGTGCTGATGGGCTACCCGGTAATGGCCATGCTGCGCTTGCCGACCCGCCAGTCCGGCGGCAAGGCCAACCTGCACCAGGGCGCCATCGGCGTGGGTGTGGACCTGGCCACCGGCATGACGCTGCGCGGCACCTGGCTGAACCGGATCATCAGCAAGCACCCGGACACCACCAACGCGGTGGACGGCGTGCAACTGCCGAACTGGGACGGTTTCATGAAGCTGGCTGCCAGTTGCTATGAACTGTGCGGCCTGGGCTACATTGGCGTGGACATGGTGCTGGACCAGGACAAGGGGCCGTTGATTCTCGAACTCAACGCCCGCCCTGGCCTGAACATCCAGATCGCCAACGACTGCGGTCTGACCCAACGCACCCACGCCATCGAGGCGCATCTGGAAGCGCTGGCGAAGAATGGCGAAACCGAGGATGCCGAGCAGCGCGTGCGCTTTGCGCAGGGGTTGTTCGGGCACGTGAATTCGCGCTAG
- a CDS encoding inactive transglutaminase family protein yields MRSLTLHLKVLITVLVLLGVAVTAYQIFFLGIPVTEDETDDLWNIDAKVEFVASAKDPVKIQMFVPPLNRDYVSLNESFISNNYGVSVNRADGNRKVTWSARRASGNQTLYYRLVLTKRYSKEKTTVKGPTFRDSLAVEGPEKIAAEALMAPIRQHSADVETFVSETIKRVNNLNDDNVKLLLAGDTSAMKKAQVIDLLLSIAHVPIEKVHTIRLVADTPQTPELWLRSFNGTDWLYFNPDTGEQGLPSDRLLWWTGDDNLITVDGGKKANVTFSMNNSEMNAIRLAKLTDENTDADFLEYSLYGLPLQTQQTFMIMVMIPIGVLVILVLRNLIGVQTLGTFTPVLIALAFRETQLGFGIILFTVITALGLSLRSYLEHLKLQMLPRLSVVLTFVVVLIAAISLFSHKLGLERGLSVALFPMVILTMTIERLSITWEERGGGHAMKVAIGTLFAASLAHLLMTVPELVYFVFTFPAVLLILVGFMLAMGRYRGYRLTELVRFKAFLKKADA; encoded by the coding sequence ATGCGCTCTCTTACCCTCCATCTGAAAGTCCTGATCACCGTGCTGGTGTTGCTGGGCGTGGCGGTCACGGCTTATCAGATCTTCTTCCTCGGCATTCCGGTGACCGAGGACGAAACCGATGACCTGTGGAACATCGACGCCAAGGTCGAGTTCGTGGCCAGCGCCAAGGACCCGGTCAAGATCCAGATGTTCGTACCGCCCCTGAACCGCGACTACGTCAGCCTCAACGAGAGCTTCATCTCCAACAACTACGGGGTGAGCGTCAACCGGGCCGACGGCAACCGCAAGGTGACCTGGTCGGCGCGCCGCGCCAGTGGCAACCAGACGCTCTACTACCGCCTGGTACTGACCAAGCGTTACAGCAAGGAAAAGACCACGGTAAAAGGCCCGACCTTCCGTGACAGCCTGGCTGTCGAAGGCCCTGAGAAGATCGCCGCCGAAGCGCTGATGGCGCCGATCCGCCAGCACTCGGCCGACGTCGAGACCTTCGTCAGCGAGACCATCAAACGTGTCAACAATCTCAACGATGACAACGTCAAGCTGTTGCTGGCCGGCGACACTTCGGCCATGAAGAAGGCCCAGGTCATCGACCTGCTGCTGTCGATCGCCCACGTGCCGATCGAGAAGGTCCACACCATCCGCCTGGTCGCCGACACCCCGCAAACACCTGAACTGTGGCTGCGCAGCTTCAACGGCACCGACTGGCTGTACTTCAACCCGGACACCGGCGAGCAAGGCCTGCCTAGCGACCGCCTGCTGTGGTGGACCGGCGATGACAACCTGATCACCGTCGATGGTGGCAAGAAAGCCAACGTCACCTTCAGCATGAACAACAGCGAGATGAACGCCATCCGCCTGGCCAAGCTGACCGACGAGAACACCGACGCCGACTTCCTCGAGTACTCCCTGTACGGCCTGCCGCTGCAGACCCAGCAAACCTTCATGATCATGGTAATGATCCCGATCGGTGTGCTGGTGATCCTGGTGCTGCGCAACCTGATCGGCGTCCAGACCCTGGGTACCTTCACCCCGGTGCTGATCGCCCTGGCCTTCCGCGAGACCCAACTGGGCTTCGGTATCATCCTGTTCACGGTGATCACCGCCCTGGGCCTGTCGTTGCGCTCGTACCTCGAACACCTCAAGCTGCAGATGCTGCCGCGCCTGTCGGTGGTGCTGACCTTCGTGGTGGTGCTGATTGCCGCCATCAGCCTGTTCAGCCACAAGCTGGGCCTTGAGCGCGGCCTGTCGGTCGCCCTGTTCCCGATGGTGATTCTGACCATGACCATCGAGCGCCTGTCGATCACCTGGGAAGAACGTGGCGGCGGCCATGCCATGAAAGTCGCCATCGGCACCCTGTTCGCGGCCTCGCTCGCGCACCTGCTGATGACCGTACCGGAGCTGGTGTACTTCGTCTTCACCTTCCCGGCGGTGCTGCTGATTCTGGTGGGCTTCATGCTGGCGATGGGTCGCTACCGCGGCTACCGCCTGACCGAGCTCGTGCGCTTCAAGGCTTTTCTGAAGAAGGCTGACGCCTGA
- a CDS encoding ATP-dependent zinc protease — MRLTPVLLLSCLTLLPALGQAAGKTVYGLNEYARLGDLDLEVAAKLDTGAKTASLSARDIKRFKRNGESWVRFYLAIDAAHSHPIERPLARVSKIKRRAGDYDADSGKAYTARPVIELEICMGQNLRTIEVNLTDRSAFQFPLLIGSEALKHFDALVDPSLKYAAGKPACATEAPKAE, encoded by the coding sequence ATGAGACTTACACCCGTTTTACTGCTGTCATGCCTCACCCTGCTGCCGGCCCTTGGCCAGGCGGCGGGCAAGACCGTGTATGGTCTGAACGAATACGCTCGCCTGGGCGACCTCGACCTGGAGGTGGCCGCCAAGCTCGACACCGGCGCCAAGACCGCCTCCCTCAGTGCCCGCGACATCAAGCGCTTCAAGCGCAATGGCGAGAGCTGGGTGCGCTTCTACCTGGCCATTGATGCCGCCCACTCGCACCCGATCGAGCGCCCTCTGGCCCGCGTCAGCAAAATCAAGCGCCGCGCTGGCGACTATGATGCTGACTCCGGCAAGGCCTACACGGCCCGCCCGGTCATCGAACTCGAAATCTGCATGGGCCAGAACCTGCGCACCATCGAAGTCAACCTCACCGACCGCAGCGCTTTCCAGTTCCCGCTGCTGATCGGCTCCGAGGCGCTCAAGCACTTCGACGCGCTGGTCGACCCAAGCCTTAAATACGCGGCCGGCAAACCTGCCTGTGCCACCGAAGCTCCCAAAGCAGAGTAA
- a CDS encoding GntR family transcriptional regulator codes for MLDLSIDSPAVNDETETLSENVFRRIQAAIVKGEIAPGSKISEPELARTYGISRGPLREAIHRLEGQRLLVRVPHVGARVVSLSHAELIELYEIRESLEGMACRLAAERMSLADIDELRRVLDTHERDAAFQAGQGYYQQEGDYDFHYRIIQGSGNQTLVKMLCGELYQLVRMYRIQFSATPNRPRQAFAEHHRILDAIADRDGELAELLMRRHIGASKRNIERHYLDANNNSPRGES; via the coding sequence ATGCTCGACCTTTCCATCGACAGCCCCGCGGTGAACGACGAAACGGAAACCTTGTCCGAGAACGTCTTCCGCCGTATTCAGGCCGCGATCGTCAAGGGCGAGATCGCCCCCGGCAGCAAGATCTCCGAGCCTGAGCTGGCGCGTACCTACGGCATCAGTCGCGGCCCGCTGCGCGAGGCCATCCACCGTCTGGAAGGGCAGCGCCTGCTGGTGCGGGTGCCGCACGTCGGGGCGCGGGTGGTGTCGCTCAGTCATGCCGAGCTGATCGAGCTTTATGAAATCCGCGAATCCCTGGAAGGCATGGCCTGCCGTCTGGCCGCCGAGCGCATGAGCCTGGCCGACATCGACGAGTTGCGCCGGGTGCTCGACACCCACGAGCGCGACGCCGCGTTCCAGGCGGGGCAGGGCTACTACCAACAGGAAGGCGACTACGACTTCCACTACCGGATCATTCAGGGCAGCGGCAACCAGACCCTGGTCAAGATGCTCTGCGGCGAGTTGTACCAACTGGTGCGCATGTACCGCATCCAGTTCTCTGCCACGCCCAATCGGCCACGCCAGGCCTTCGCCGAGCACCACCGCATCCTCGACGCCATCGCCGACCGAGACGGCGAACTGGCCGAACTCCTGATGCGCCGCCACATCGGCGCGTCCAAACGCAACATTGAGCGTCACTACCTGGACGCCAACAACAACAGCCCACGAGGTGAGTCATGA
- the prpB gene encoding methylisocitrate lyase, whose protein sequence is MTVKSTPGQRFRDAVAAEHPLQVVGAINANHALLAKRAGFKAIYLSGGGVAAGSLGLPDLGISGLDDVLTDVRRITDVCDLPLLVDVDTGFGASAFNVARTVRSMIKFGAAAIHIEDQVGAKRCGHRPNKEIVTQQEMVDRIKAAVDARTDDSFVIMARTDALAVEGLNAALDRAEACIEAGADMIFPEAITELSMYKTFADRVRAPILANITEFGATPLYTTEELASVDVSLVLYPLSAFRAMNKAAENVYTALRRDGTQKNVVDTMQTRMELYDAIGYHAFEQSLDALFAQKKG, encoded by the coding sequence ATGACTGTGAAGAGCACCCCCGGTCAGCGTTTTCGCGACGCCGTAGCTGCCGAGCATCCGCTGCAAGTGGTCGGCGCGATCAACGCCAACCACGCCCTGCTGGCCAAGCGTGCCGGTTTCAAGGCCATCTACCTGTCCGGTGGCGGCGTCGCCGCAGGTTCCCTGGGCCTTCCGGACCTGGGCATCAGCGGCCTGGATGACGTATTGACCGATGTGCGCCGTATCACCGACGTCTGCGACCTGCCGCTGCTGGTGGATGTCGACACCGGGTTTGGCGCTTCGGCCTTCAACGTCGCCCGTACCGTGCGTTCGATGATCAAGTTCGGCGCTGCGGCCATTCACATCGAAGACCAGGTGGGCGCCAAGCGTTGTGGGCACCGTCCGAATAAAGAGATCGTCACTCAGCAGGAGATGGTCGATCGCATCAAGGCGGCGGTGGACGCCCGTACCGACGACAGCTTCGTGATCATGGCGCGTACCGACGCTCTGGCTGTTGAAGGTCTGAACGCCGCCCTGGATCGCGCCGAGGCCTGCATCGAGGCTGGCGCCGACATGATTTTCCCGGAAGCCATCACCGAGCTTTCGATGTACAAGACCTTCGCCGACCGCGTAAGGGCGCCGATTCTGGCCAATATCACCGAATTCGGTGCAACGCCGCTGTACACCACCGAAGAACTGGCTTCGGTCGACGTGTCGCTGGTGCTGTACCCGCTGTCGGCCTTCCGCGCCATGAACAAGGCGGCTGAAAACGTCTACACCGCACTGCGCCGCGACGGTACCCAGAAGAACGTGGTCGACACCATGCAGACCCGCATGGAGCTCTACGATGCCATTGGTTACCACGCTTTCGAGCAGAGCCTGGATGCGTTGTTCGCCCAGAAGAAAGGTTGA
- the prpC gene encoding 2-methylcitrate synthase: MAEAKVLSGAGLRGQVAGQTALSTVGQAGAGLTYRGYDVRDLAAGAEFEEVAYLLLYGELPSKAELADYKRKLKGLRDLPQALKEVLERIPRDAHPMDVMRTGCSVLGTLEPELTFEAQREKTDRLLAVFPAIMCYWYRFTHQGVRIDCTSDEDTLGGHFLHLLHGKKPSELHVKVMNVSLILYAEHEFNASTFTARVCASTLSDLYSCITAAIGSLRGPLHGGANEAAMELIERFQSPQEAVTELLAMLERKDKIMGFGHAIYKESDPRNEVIKGWSKQLADEVGDKVLYPVSEAIDKTMWEQKRLFPNADFYHASAYHFMGIPTKLFTPIFVCSRLTGWAAHVFEQRANNRIIRPSAEYVGVEQRQFVPIEQR, encoded by the coding sequence ATGGCCGAAGCAAAAGTACTCAGTGGCGCAGGCCTGCGTGGCCAGGTGGCCGGCCAGACCGCATTGTCGACAGTCGGCCAGGCCGGTGCCGGGCTGACCTACCGCGGCTACGATGTCCGTGACCTGGCGGCCGGTGCCGAGTTCGAGGAAGTCGCCTACCTGCTGCTGTACGGCGAGCTGCCAAGCAAGGCTGAACTGGCCGACTACAAGCGCAAGCTCAAAGGCCTGCGCGACCTGCCGCAAGCCCTCAAGGAAGTGCTTGAGCGCATTCCCCGCGATGCCCATCCGATGGACGTGATGCGCACCGGTTGCTCGGTGCTGGGTACCCTGGAGCCCGAGCTGACCTTCGAGGCCCAGCGCGAGAAGACCGACCGCCTGCTGGCCGTGTTCCCGGCGATCATGTGCTACTGGTACCGCTTCACCCACCAGGGTGTGCGCATCGACTGCACCAGTGACGAAGACACCCTGGGCGGGCACTTCCTGCACCTGCTGCACGGCAAGAAGCCGAGCGAGCTGCACGTCAAGGTGATGAACGTCTCGCTGATTCTCTACGCCGAGCACGAATTCAACGCCTCGACCTTCACCGCCCGCGTCTGCGCCTCGACCCTGTCCGACCTGTACTCGTGCATCACCGCGGCCATCGGTTCGCTGCGTGGCCCGCTGCACGGTGGCGCCAACGAGGCGGCGATGGAGCTGATCGAGCGCTTCCAGAGCCCGCAGGAAGCGGTGACCGAGCTGCTGGCCATGCTCGAGCGCAAGGACAAGATCATGGGCTTCGGCCATGCCATCTATAAAGAGTCCGACCCGCGTAACGAGGTGATCAAGGGTTGGTCGAAGCAGCTGGCCGATGAAGTGGGTGACAAGGTGCTGTACCCGGTCTCCGAAGCCATCGACAAGACCATGTGGGAGCAGAAACGCCTGTTCCCCAACGCCGACTTCTACCATGCCTCGGCGTACCACTTCATGGGTATCCCGACCAAGCTGTTCACCCCGATCTTCGTCTGCTCGCGCCTGACCGGCTGGGCGGCGCATGTCTTCGAGCAGCGTGCCAACAACCGCATCATCCGCCCGAGCGCCGAGTATGTCGGCGTCGAGCAGCGCCAGTTCGTGCCGATCGAGCAGCGCTGA